One region of Parambassis ranga chromosome 12, fParRan2.1, whole genome shotgun sequence genomic DNA includes:
- the LOC114443289 gene encoding AP2-associated protein kinase 1-like isoform X1 produces MRKFFDSRRELVSSGPGSGGGGGSSGSSHAGGNFIGRAFTVGRHQVTVEEIIAEGGFAIVFLVKTNQGVRCALKRMYVNNEYDLQVCKREIQIMKDLVGHKNIVGYLDSSITAMGSRDVWEVLILMDYCKGGQVVNLMNQRLQTGFTEAEVLQIFCDTCDAVSRLHQRKTPILHRDLKVENILLHDKGHYVLCDFGSATNKFQSPQTEGVAVVEEEIKKYTTLSYRAPEMVNLYNNKIITTKADIWALGCLLYKLCFFTLPFGESQVAICDGSFTIPDNSRYSYDLHCLIRYMLEPDPDLRPDIYQVSFFAFKLAERTCPVQNVKNSPIPTKLPEPVKASEAAAAKKSQAKPRLTDPIPTTETSITPRQRPKAAHTQPAAGMLPIQPAALTPRKRANLPGGAVQPVGVSLDLSQPAAALQSQKAQTSALPLTQSQNNSSQAAALQKQPVAVTAVEAAATKAEVQPQAQPAVPQQTTPPSVVSAASQQAQTPSSPAPPQRPARRKQASLAQQPEAQPSPSKPASGQQGVSPQQQQPAAVLAQPISTEISQKSAETTPPATPKTTEEHGHQRTLSDATASDSSQQLQEAAVNQSLTSQPAQFGVCDAAQDQSKAAATVPASGSAADTSTQPAWNPFDDDNFSNISAEEFKADDKNPKDQLADTSPALSEELIPGLQTTAVDNTPLETAERPSAILDVESGASLLTVPDPFHTLDLSDAPEKLIEGLKSPDTSSLMLPDLLSLSDPFGGSVEESSKDPLTADDSLLGCSLISAPSAPPAASSATSSISSAPTSAASALDDFSLLSGDSAQPKADSSLLISDLESQQASAEAGTEDEFDPIPVTGRKNSQDLQRELSFNVLQAAQTEEKLQHKTAACVYNKHMLLSDEWTIQHLQDPCASLHFLPVNQQFQFQPPNSSVMLDVFQLAPFKTPGRVAVGSSSFSGSHKPADAADVFLQAPFGKKQQTTEAAPVDMFESGTQTIKLCHPVSSPPAFQPRSIGAVPLHTETPLLQQPVTVHRVVSRVGQQAAVGSVAVGPLHSWTIVGRPLDDPFTAAPFQPRCSQGKP; encoded by the exons ATGAGGAAGTTCTTTGATTCACGTCGGGAGTTGGTCAGCTCCGGGCCTGgttctggaggaggaggtggcagcTCTGGGTCCAGTCATGCTGGCGGAAATTTCATTGGCCGAGCCTTCACTGTCGGGCGGCACCAAGTCACTGTAGAGGAGATAATTGCTGAAG GCGGCTTTGCAATTGTGTTCCTTGTGAAAACCAATCAAGGGGTGCGTTGTGCCCTGAAGAGGATGTATGTCAACAATGAGTATGATCTGCAGGTGTGCAAACGGGAGATTCAAATAATG aAAGATCTTGTCGGTCACAAGAATATTGTTGGTTATCTGGACTCCAGTATCACGGCTATGGGATCAAGGGATGTATGGGAGGTGCTCATACTTATGGACTACTGCAAGG GAGGGCAGGTAGTCAATCTGATGAATCAGAGGTTGCAGACCGGTTTCACAGAGGCTGAGGTGCTGCAGATCTTCTGTGACACCTGCGATGCTGTTTCTAGGTTGCACCAGCGCAAGACACCTATCCTCCACAGAGACCTTAAG GTGGAGAACATCCTCCTGCATGACAAGGGTCACTATGTGCTGTGTGACTTTGGCAGCGCCACTAACAAGTTCCAGAGCCCACAGACTGAAGGAGTGGCCGTTGTGGAGGAAGAGATCAAAAA GTACACCACTTTATCATATCGTGCTCCTGAAATGGTCAACCTCTACAACAACAAGATAATCACCACAAAGGCAGATATCTGG GCACTGGGCTGTTTGCTGTACAAGTTGTGTTTCTTCACTCTGCCCTTTGGTGAAAGCCAGGTGGCCATCTGTGATGGCAGTTTTACAATTCCAGATAATTCCCGTTACTCTTATGATCTTCACTGCCTCATTC GGTACATGCTGGAGCCAGACCCTGACCTACGACCAGATATTTACCAGGTGTCCTTCTTTGCTTTTAAACTTGCTGAGCGGACATGCCCTGTTCAGAATGTGAAG AATTCTCCAATTCCTACCAAACTTCCTGAGCCAGTCAAAGCcagtgaggctgctgctgcaaagaAGAGCCAAGCTAAGCCCAG ACTGACAGATCCAATTCCCACTACTGAAACCTCCATCACCCCTCGCCAGAGGCCCAAAGCCGCACACACTCAGCCGGCCGCTGGCATGCTACCCATCCAGCCTGCTGCTCTCACCCCTCGCAAGCGGGCTAATCTCCCTGGTGGTGCAGTTCAGCCTGTGG GAGTCAGCTTAGATCTTTCTcagccagctgcagctctccagTCACAGAAGGCACAGACGTCAGCTCTGCCACTCACTCAGTCACAAAATAATTCAAgtcaggctgcagctctgcagaagCAG CCAGTTGCAGTCACCGCAGTGGAGGCAGCAGCAACCAAGGCTGAAGTGCAACCACAAGCACAGCCAGCAGTCCCACAACAGACCACGCCCCCCTCAGTGGTAAGCGCTGCCTCCCAGCAGGCACAGACTCCATCCAGCCCAGCCCCACCTCAGCGCCCAGCTCGTCGCAAGCAGGCTAGCCTGGCTCAGCAGCCAGAGGCTCAGCCATCTCCCAGCAAACCGGCCTCTGGTCAGCAGGGAGTATCTCCGCAACAGCAGCAGCCCGCAGCTGTCCTGGCACAGCCCATCTCTACTGAGATCAGCCAAAAATCAGCTGAGACA ACCCCACCTGCTACTCCAAAGACAACTGAAGAACACGGCCACCAACGCACTCTGAGTGATGCCACAGCAAGCGACTCTTCACAGCAGTTGCAAGAAGCTGCTGTCAATCA ATCACTTACATCTCAGCCTGCTCAGTTTGGTGTCTGCGATGCAGCACAGGACCAAAGCAAAGCTGCGGCCACTGTTCCTGCCTCTGGCAGTGCTGCTGACACCTCCACACAGCCAGCATGGAACCCCTTTGATGATGACAACTTCTCCAACATCTCTGCGGAGGAATTCAAAGCTGATGACAAAAATCCTAAAG ACCAACTTGCAGACACTAGTCCAGCTCTTTCTGAAGAGTTGATACCaggcctgcagaccacagctgtGGATAATACCCCCCTCGAAACTG CTGAAAGGCCATCAGCCATTCTCGATGTGGAATCAGGCGCCTCGCTGTTGACCGTCCCAGATCCTTTTCATACCCTCGACCTGTCAGATGCACCAG AGAAGCTGATTGAAGGACTCAAATCTCCAGACACATCTTCTCTTATGCTTCCAgaccttctgtctctgtctgatcCCTTTGGCGGATCTGTGGAGGAGTCTTCAAAAG ACCCTCTCACTGCAGACGACTCACTCCTGGGCTGTTCATTGATCTCTGCTCCGTCTGCGCCTCCAGCAGCAAGCAGTGCCACCTCCTCCATATCCTCTGCTCccacctctgctgcctctgctttGGATGATTTCAGTCTGCTGTCTGGAGACTCTGCACAGCCTAAAGCAG ATTCATCCCTCCTGATCTCAGACTTGGAGTCCCAGCAAGCCAGTGCAGAGGCAGGCACAGAGGATGAGTTTGATCCTATTCCCGTCACAGGCCGAAAGAACTCCCAAG ACCTGCAGAGGGAGCTCAGCTTCAATGTACTGCAAGCGGCCCAGACTGAGGAGAAGCTCCAGCATAAGACGGCTGCATGTGTCTATAATAAACACATGTTGCTCTCAGATGAATGGACCATTCAACACTTGCAGGATCCTTGCGCCAGCCTTCATTTCCTACCTGTCAACCAACAATTCCAGTTCCAGCCTCCTAACAGCTCAGTCATGCTGGATGTCTTCCAGCTGGCCCCTTTTAAAACACCTGGAAGGGTGGCAGTCGGCAGCTCCTCCTTCTCTGGGTCTCATAAACCTGCTGACGCAGCCGATGTTTTCCTGCAGGCACCGTTTGGGAAGAAGCAGCAAACCACTGAAGCTGCAcctgttgacatgtttgaatCTGGTACGCAGACCATCAAACTGTGCCACCCAGTGTCATCTCCTCCTGCCTTTCAGCCTCGTAGCATTGGGGCCGttcctctgcacacagagacacctctGCTTCAGCAGCCGGTGACAGTGCACCGGGTCGTCTCCAGGGTCGGTCAGCAGGCCGCCGTGGGCTCAGTAGCTGTAGGGCCCTTGCACTCTTGGACCATTGTAGGTAGACCTCTGGATGACCCGTTTACCGCTGCACCTTTTCAGCCAAGATGCTCTCAGGGGAAACCCTAA
- the LOC114443289 gene encoding AP2-associated protein kinase 1-like isoform X2, translating into MRKFFDSRRELVSSGPGSGGGGGSSGSSHAGGNFIGRAFTVGRHQVTVEEIIAEGGFAIVFLVKTNQGVRCALKRMYVNNEYDLQVCKREIQIMKDLVGHKNIVGYLDSSITAMGSRDVWEVLILMDYCKGGQVVNLMNQRLQTGFTEAEVLQIFCDTCDAVSRLHQRKTPILHRDLKVENILLHDKGHYVLCDFGSATNKFQSPQTEGVAVVEEEIKKYTTLSYRAPEMVNLYNNKIITTKADIWALGCLLYKLCFFTLPFGESQVAICDGSFTIPDNSRYSYDLHCLIRYMLEPDPDLRPDIYQVSFFAFKLAERTCPVQNVKNSPIPTKLPEPVKASEAAAAKKSQAKPRLTDPIPTTETSITPRQRPKAAHTQPAAGMLPIQPAALTPRKRANLPGGAVQPVGVSLDLSQPAAALQSQKAQTSALPLTQSQNNSSQAAALQKQPVAVTAVEAAATKAEVQPQAQPAVPQQTTPPSVVSAASQQAQTPSSPAPPQRPARRKQASLAQQPEAQPSPSKPASGQQGVSPQQQQPAAVLAQPISTEISQKSAETTPPATPKTTEEHGHQRTLSDATASDSSQQLQEAAVNQSLTSQPAQFGVCDAAQDQSKAAATVPASGSAADTSTQPAWNPFDDDNFSNISAEEFKADDKNPKDQLADTSPALSEELIPGLQTTAVDNTPLETAERPSAILDVESGASLLTVPDPFHTLDLSDAPEKLIEGLKSPDTSSLMLPDLLSLSDPFGGSVEESSKDPLTADDSLLGCSLISAPSAPPAASSATSSISSAPTSAASALDDFSLLSGDSAQPKADSSLLISDLESQQASAEAGTEDEFDPIPVTGRKNSQVSGGHSRSNSGGSESSLPSLARSLLLVDQLIDL; encoded by the exons ATGAGGAAGTTCTTTGATTCACGTCGGGAGTTGGTCAGCTCCGGGCCTGgttctggaggaggaggtggcagcTCTGGGTCCAGTCATGCTGGCGGAAATTTCATTGGCCGAGCCTTCACTGTCGGGCGGCACCAAGTCACTGTAGAGGAGATAATTGCTGAAG GCGGCTTTGCAATTGTGTTCCTTGTGAAAACCAATCAAGGGGTGCGTTGTGCCCTGAAGAGGATGTATGTCAACAATGAGTATGATCTGCAGGTGTGCAAACGGGAGATTCAAATAATG aAAGATCTTGTCGGTCACAAGAATATTGTTGGTTATCTGGACTCCAGTATCACGGCTATGGGATCAAGGGATGTATGGGAGGTGCTCATACTTATGGACTACTGCAAGG GAGGGCAGGTAGTCAATCTGATGAATCAGAGGTTGCAGACCGGTTTCACAGAGGCTGAGGTGCTGCAGATCTTCTGTGACACCTGCGATGCTGTTTCTAGGTTGCACCAGCGCAAGACACCTATCCTCCACAGAGACCTTAAG GTGGAGAACATCCTCCTGCATGACAAGGGTCACTATGTGCTGTGTGACTTTGGCAGCGCCACTAACAAGTTCCAGAGCCCACAGACTGAAGGAGTGGCCGTTGTGGAGGAAGAGATCAAAAA GTACACCACTTTATCATATCGTGCTCCTGAAATGGTCAACCTCTACAACAACAAGATAATCACCACAAAGGCAGATATCTGG GCACTGGGCTGTTTGCTGTACAAGTTGTGTTTCTTCACTCTGCCCTTTGGTGAAAGCCAGGTGGCCATCTGTGATGGCAGTTTTACAATTCCAGATAATTCCCGTTACTCTTATGATCTTCACTGCCTCATTC GGTACATGCTGGAGCCAGACCCTGACCTACGACCAGATATTTACCAGGTGTCCTTCTTTGCTTTTAAACTTGCTGAGCGGACATGCCCTGTTCAGAATGTGAAG AATTCTCCAATTCCTACCAAACTTCCTGAGCCAGTCAAAGCcagtgaggctgctgctgcaaagaAGAGCCAAGCTAAGCCCAG ACTGACAGATCCAATTCCCACTACTGAAACCTCCATCACCCCTCGCCAGAGGCCCAAAGCCGCACACACTCAGCCGGCCGCTGGCATGCTACCCATCCAGCCTGCTGCTCTCACCCCTCGCAAGCGGGCTAATCTCCCTGGTGGTGCAGTTCAGCCTGTGG GAGTCAGCTTAGATCTTTCTcagccagctgcagctctccagTCACAGAAGGCACAGACGTCAGCTCTGCCACTCACTCAGTCACAAAATAATTCAAgtcaggctgcagctctgcagaagCAG CCAGTTGCAGTCACCGCAGTGGAGGCAGCAGCAACCAAGGCTGAAGTGCAACCACAAGCACAGCCAGCAGTCCCACAACAGACCACGCCCCCCTCAGTGGTAAGCGCTGCCTCCCAGCAGGCACAGACTCCATCCAGCCCAGCCCCACCTCAGCGCCCAGCTCGTCGCAAGCAGGCTAGCCTGGCTCAGCAGCCAGAGGCTCAGCCATCTCCCAGCAAACCGGCCTCTGGTCAGCAGGGAGTATCTCCGCAACAGCAGCAGCCCGCAGCTGTCCTGGCACAGCCCATCTCTACTGAGATCAGCCAAAAATCAGCTGAGACA ACCCCACCTGCTACTCCAAAGACAACTGAAGAACACGGCCACCAACGCACTCTGAGTGATGCCACAGCAAGCGACTCTTCACAGCAGTTGCAAGAAGCTGCTGTCAATCA ATCACTTACATCTCAGCCTGCTCAGTTTGGTGTCTGCGATGCAGCACAGGACCAAAGCAAAGCTGCGGCCACTGTTCCTGCCTCTGGCAGTGCTGCTGACACCTCCACACAGCCAGCATGGAACCCCTTTGATGATGACAACTTCTCCAACATCTCTGCGGAGGAATTCAAAGCTGATGACAAAAATCCTAAAG ACCAACTTGCAGACACTAGTCCAGCTCTTTCTGAAGAGTTGATACCaggcctgcagaccacagctgtGGATAATACCCCCCTCGAAACTG CTGAAAGGCCATCAGCCATTCTCGATGTGGAATCAGGCGCCTCGCTGTTGACCGTCCCAGATCCTTTTCATACCCTCGACCTGTCAGATGCACCAG AGAAGCTGATTGAAGGACTCAAATCTCCAGACACATCTTCTCTTATGCTTCCAgaccttctgtctctgtctgatcCCTTTGGCGGATCTGTGGAGGAGTCTTCAAAAG ACCCTCTCACTGCAGACGACTCACTCCTGGGCTGTTCATTGATCTCTGCTCCGTCTGCGCCTCCAGCAGCAAGCAGTGCCACCTCCTCCATATCCTCTGCTCccacctctgctgcctctgctttGGATGATTTCAGTCTGCTGTCTGGAGACTCTGCACAGCCTAAAGCAG ATTCATCCCTCCTGATCTCAGACTTGGAGTCCCAGCAAGCCAGTGCAGAGGCAGGCACAGAGGATGAGTTTGATCCTATTCCCGTCACAGGCCGAAAGAACTCCCAAG TTTCAGGAGGCCACTCGCGCAGTAACAGTGGTGGCTCTGAATCCAGCCTGCCCAGCTTGGCCCGCTCCCTGCTGCTGGTGGACCAGCTCATCGACTTGTAG